The Pantoea vagans genome includes a window with the following:
- the hofQ gene encoding DNA uptake porin HofQ, which produces MKWMALTLWLILSAPLLAREDRLSLVFDDAPVERILQALADYQQTNLLIAPGVEGRLSLRLEDIGWDRALALVTQLAKLTVVQEEGVLLVYPESWQQMQTQQAKAEQDERQQQLPLEQQTIMLHYASANDIYRSLLAERSLLTPRGSVTVDSRTNSLLLRDTAKALQDTTRWLKALDRPLEQIELAAHIITINEEHLRELGVSWNTSPAQSVTAALRQPQLAIPLALDNPALRAGVTLGQVSGELLNLELSALEQENHIEIIASPRLFTSNQQTASIKQGTEIPYQVKSGNSGATAIEFKEAVLGMEVTPVVLGNGRIQLKLRLSQNMPGRSLNVGENNVLSIDKQEIETQVTLRDGETLALGGIFQQQRSQGEKRVPGLGDIPLVGGLFRQQTEEHKKKELVIFITPRLVREAALTAG; this is translated from the coding sequence ATGAAATGGATGGCCCTGACATTATGGCTGATCCTGAGCGCGCCACTGCTGGCCCGTGAGGATCGGTTAAGCCTGGTGTTTGATGATGCGCCGGTTGAACGCATTTTGCAGGCATTGGCCGATTACCAGCAAACCAACCTGTTGATTGCACCAGGCGTTGAAGGGCGACTATCACTGCGCCTTGAGGATATCGGCTGGGACCGCGCGTTGGCGTTGGTGACGCAATTGGCAAAATTGACCGTGGTACAGGAAGAGGGCGTGCTATTGGTGTATCCGGAGAGCTGGCAGCAAATGCAGACGCAGCAGGCTAAAGCGGAGCAGGATGAGCGACAGCAGCAGTTACCCCTTGAGCAGCAGACCATCATGTTGCATTACGCGAGTGCCAACGATATTTATCGCAGTTTACTCGCAGAGCGCTCACTACTGACGCCTCGCGGTAGCGTGACGGTGGATAGCCGTACCAACAGCTTGCTGCTGCGAGACACCGCTAAAGCACTGCAAGACACCACGCGCTGGTTGAAGGCTTTGGATAGGCCACTGGAACAAATCGAGTTAGCGGCTCACATCATTACCATTAATGAAGAACACCTGCGTGAGTTAGGTGTGAGCTGGAACACATCTCCGGCTCAGAGTGTGACAGCGGCGTTGCGCCAACCTCAGTTAGCCATTCCCCTAGCGTTGGATAATCCCGCTTTGCGCGCAGGCGTGACGCTTGGCCAGGTCAGCGGTGAGTTACTTAACCTTGAGCTCAGCGCGCTGGAGCAGGAAAACCACATCGAAATCATCGCTAGCCCGCGCCTGTTTACCTCTAACCAGCAGACCGCTTCTATCAAACAGGGGACTGAGATTCCTTATCAGGTGAAGTCCGGTAATAGCGGCGCGACGGCGATTGAATTTAAAGAAGCGGTATTGGGCATGGAAGTGACGCCAGTGGTGTTGGGCAATGGGCGTATCCAGTTAAAACTGCGATTAAGCCAAAATATGCCGGGACGCAGTCTGAACGTGGGGGAAAACAACGTGTTGAGCATTGATAAGCAGGAAATTGAAACCCAGGTGACGCTGCGCGATGGTGAAACCCTGGCGCTGGGCGGTATTTTCCAGCAACAGCGTTCGCAGGGTGAAAAGCGTGTGCCAGGCTTAGGCGACATCCCCCTTGTAGGAGGGTTGTTCCGTCAGCAAACGGAAGAGCATAAAAAGAAAGAACTGGTGATCTTCATTACCCCTCGACTGGTCAGGGAAGCAGCGCTTACTGCAGGATAA
- the aroK gene encoding shikimate kinase AroK: protein MAEKRNIFLVGPMGAGKSTIGRQLAQQLNMEFFDSDQEIERRTGADVGWVFDVEGEAGFRDREEKIINELTEKQGIVLATGGGSVKSRETRNRLSARGVVVYLETTIEKQLARTQRDKKRPLLQVDEPPREVLEALAGERNPLYEEIADVTIRTDDQSAKVVANQIINMLEKN from the coding sequence ATGGCAGAGAAACGCAATATCTTTCTGGTTGGGCCGATGGGTGCCGGCAAAAGCACTATTGGTCGTCAGTTAGCTCAGCAACTCAATATGGAATTTTTCGATTCCGATCAGGAAATTGAGCGACGTACCGGAGCGGATGTAGGCTGGGTATTTGATGTGGAAGGCGAAGCTGGCTTCCGCGATCGCGAAGAGAAGATCATCAACGAACTGACCGAGAAGCAAGGCATTGTCTTGGCAACCGGTGGTGGTTCTGTCAAATCCCGTGAAACCCGCAATCGTCTCTCCGCCCGCGGCGTGGTCGTGTATCTCGAAACCACTATCGAGAAGCAACTTGCTCGTACTCAGCGTGATAAAAAACGTCCGCTGTTGCAGGTTGATGAGCCACCGCGTGAAGTACTGGAAGCGCTAGCTGGCGAACGTAATCCGCTTTATGAAGAGATCGCTGACGTCACCATTCGCACTGATGATCAAAGTGCAAAAGTTGTCGCCAATCAGATCATCAACATGCTGGAAAAAAATTAA
- the aroB gene encoding 3-dehydroquinate synthase, producing the protein MEKITVSLGDRSYPITIAAGLFNDPASFWPLKAGDNAMLVTNETLAPIYLDKLSSLLSQAGVKVDQVILPDGEKYKTLAVMDEVFTALLQKPHGRDTTLIALGGGVIGDLTGFAAASYQRGVRFIQVPTTLLSQVDSSVGGKTAVNHPLGKNMIGAFYQPASVVVDTQCLATLPARELASGLAEVIKYGIILDGDFFQWLEQNLDALLALDEKAMAYCIRRCCELKAEVVAADERETGLRALLNLGHTFGHAIEAHMGYGNWLHGEAIAAGMVMAARTAERLGQFSSSDTDRIIALLLRAGLPVHGPASMKAEEYLPHMMRDKKVLAGEMRLVLPLAIGRSEVRAGVAHDMVLAAINDCNNS; encoded by the coding sequence ATGGAGAAGATCACTGTCTCACTCGGGGATCGCAGTTACCCCATCACCATCGCTGCCGGACTGTTTAACGATCCGGCTTCTTTTTGGCCCCTAAAGGCAGGCGATAACGCCATGCTGGTGACCAATGAGACGCTGGCCCCGATCTACCTTGATAAGCTCTCGTCACTGCTTAGCCAGGCGGGAGTAAAGGTGGATCAGGTGATTTTACCTGATGGCGAGAAGTACAAGACGCTGGCCGTCATGGACGAAGTCTTTACCGCATTGCTGCAGAAACCACACGGCCGTGATACCACGCTGATTGCGCTTGGTGGTGGTGTGATCGGTGATCTTACTGGATTTGCAGCAGCCAGCTACCAACGTGGCGTGCGCTTTATCCAGGTGCCTACCACGCTGCTCTCTCAGGTCGACTCCTCTGTCGGCGGCAAAACGGCCGTCAATCATCCGCTTGGCAAAAACATGATTGGTGCTTTCTACCAGCCCGCTTCTGTGGTGGTGGATACCCAATGTCTGGCGACGCTACCCGCACGCGAACTGGCGTCGGGTCTGGCGGAAGTGATCAAATACGGCATTATCCTTGATGGTGATTTCTTCCAGTGGCTGGAGCAGAATCTTGATGCGCTGCTGGCACTGGATGAAAAAGCTATGGCGTACTGCATCCGCCGCTGCTGTGAACTCAAAGCCGAAGTGGTTGCCGCCGATGAACGTGAAACCGGTCTGCGTGCACTGCTCAATTTGGGCCATACTTTTGGTCATGCGATTGAAGCGCACATGGGGTATGGCAACTGGTTACATGGTGAAGCGATCGCGGCGGGCATGGTGATGGCAGCGCGCACTGCTGAACGCCTGGGGCAGTTCTCATCTTCAGATACCGATCGCATTATTGCGCTGCTGTTGCGCGCTGGATTACCGGTGCATGGCCCGGCCAGCATGAAGGCAGAAGAGTACTTGCCGCACATGATGCGTGATAAAAAAGTGCTGGCAGGTGAAATGCGTTTGGTGCTGCCTCTCGCAATTGGTCGCTCTGAAGTGCGCGCCGGTGTTGCGCATGATATGGTGCTGGCAGCGATTAACGATTGTAATAATTCCTAA
- a CDS encoding SPOR domain-containing protein: MDEFKPEDELKPDASDRRPTRPRKQSSAPKTKVPVSRQHMMMGIGILVLLLVVLGIGSALTGPDEKKPAATASNGSAAPASGGGEKSIDLSGSTSMSGQQNAAPSADGSAPQAPAGTQAPANSDSNAISMPAVSSTPTQAAPVETPANQQRVTLPGDLNSALNNQQGQVDNAAQGAQGNSSLPTAPATVSGNGKAITPPAMRSETPSRTSSNGTRETHNSTTHKAPAANTKPVPVVKENKTHTTAAHNAPAGASKSIPTGGNYTLQLSGASKEESLNAWAKKQNLSGYHVYKTTRNGEPWYVLVSGAYATPADAKRAVASLPAEVRAANPWVKPLSQVKKESQ; the protein is encoded by the coding sequence ATGGATGAGTTCAAACCGGAAGATGAGTTAAAACCTGATGCCAGTGACCGCCGTCCAACGCGGCCTCGCAAACAGTCTTCCGCCCCGAAAACCAAGGTGCCGGTATCACGTCAGCATATGATGATGGGCATCGGGATCCTGGTGCTGCTTTTAGTGGTGCTGGGCATCGGTTCTGCATTAACCGGCCCGGATGAGAAGAAACCCGCGGCTACAGCCAGCAATGGCAGCGCGGCGCCAGCTTCTGGTGGCGGTGAAAAAAGCATCGACCTTTCCGGTTCGACGTCCATGAGTGGCCAGCAGAACGCCGCGCCGTCTGCAGACGGTAGCGCGCCTCAGGCTCCTGCGGGTACGCAAGCTCCTGCGAACAGCGATTCCAACGCCATCTCGATGCCTGCGGTCTCCTCGACGCCGACTCAGGCTGCGCCAGTGGAGACTCCCGCTAATCAGCAACGTGTGACATTGCCGGGCGATCTCAACAGCGCGTTGAACAATCAGCAAGGCCAGGTGGATAACGCCGCTCAGGGTGCGCAGGGCAATAGCTCTTTACCGACTGCACCGGCGACGGTCAGTGGCAACGGTAAAGCGATCACTCCGCCAGCCATGCGCTCTGAAACACCATCTCGCACCAGCAGCAACGGCACGCGTGAGACGCACAACAGCACCACGCACAAAGCACCAGCGGCGAACACCAAGCCCGTGCCAGTGGTCAAAGAGAACAAAACGCATACCACCGCCGCGCACAATGCACCGGCTGGTGCCAGCAAGTCTATCCCAACGGGCGGCAACTACACGCTGCAGTTGAGTGGTGCTTCAAAAGAAGAGAGCCTGAATGCGTGGGCGAAGAAACAGAATCTGAGCGGTTACCACGTGTATAAAACCACGCGTAACGGTGAGCCGTGGTATGTGTTGGTGAGCGGTGCTTATGCCACTCCAGCAGATGCCAAGCGCGCGGTGGCGTCACTGCCTGCCGAAGTGCGTGCGGCAAATCCGTGGGTGAAACCGCTGAGCCAGGTGAAAAAAGAAAGCCAGTAA